A genome region from Paradevosia shaoguanensis includes the following:
- a CDS encoding MFS transporter, with protein sequence MTNSHYRWVIVAAGGLLGCVAIGTMFSLPVFLRPIAEDTGWSVTGVSGAMTIGFLAMAFASMVWGSLSDRWGPRAIVLTGSVILAAALVLVSFSASLIQFQLLFGLIVGASAAAVFAPMMACVTGWFDTQRNLAVSLVSAGMGMAPMTMSPLAAWLVSTYNWRISFLVLAAIAAVVMIPVSFLVRRPPALEAMKAAGASGAAPAMSMTVKQAVRSPQFIILLLTNFLCCATHSGPIFHTVSYAISCGIPMIAAVSIYSVEGLAGLGGRVAFGIMGDRFGAKNILVIGLLAQAFGVLSYAFVSQLGAFYAVAVVVGFIYAGIMPLYAVLARENFPLPMMGTIIGGTAMAANLGMATGPLTGGLIYDNFGSYVWLYVGSWGIGIGAFLISMTFRPFAKPQGKMVAA encoded by the coding sequence ATCGCTGGGTGATCGTGGCGGCCGGCGGCCTTCTGGGCTGCGTCGCCATCGGCACCATGTTTTCCCTGCCCGTGTTCCTGCGCCCGATCGCCGAGGATACGGGCTGGTCGGTGACCGGGGTATCGGGCGCCATGACCATCGGCTTTCTGGCCATGGCCTTTGCCAGCATGGTCTGGGGCTCGCTTTCGGATCGCTGGGGCCCGCGGGCCATCGTGCTGACGGGCTCGGTGATCCTTGCCGCCGCGCTGGTGCTGGTGAGCTTCTCGGCCTCGCTGATCCAGTTCCAGCTTCTCTTCGGCCTTATCGTGGGCGCCTCGGCGGCAGCGGTCTTCGCGCCGATGATGGCCTGCGTCACAGGCTGGTTCGATACGCAGCGAAACCTTGCGGTGTCGCTGGTTTCGGCCGGCATGGGCATGGCGCCCATGACCATGTCCCCGCTCGCCGCCTGGCTGGTCTCGACCTACAATTGGCGCATCTCGTTCCTGGTGCTGGCGGCAATCGCGGCGGTGGTGATGATCCCGGTTTCCTTTCTGGTGCGGCGACCGCCGGCGCTCGAGGCGATGAAGGCGGCGGGCGCGAGCGGAGCGGCGCCGGCCATGTCGATGACGGTCAAGCAGGCGGTGCGCTCGCCGCAATTCATCATCCTGCTCCTCACCAATTTCCTCTGCTGCGCCACCCATTCGGGGCCGATCTTCCACACGGTGAGCTATGCCATCAGCTGCGGCATCCCGATGATCGCGGCGGTCTCGATCTATAGCGTCGAGGGACTGGCGGGCTTGGGCGGACGCGTGGCGTTCGGCATCATGGGCGACCGGTTCGGGGCCAAGAACATCCTCGTCATCGGGCTGCTGGCGCAGGCCTTCGGCGTGCTGTCCTATGCCTTTGTCAGCCAGCTCGGCGCCTTTTATGCGGTGGCCGTGGTGGTGGGCTTTATCTATGCCGGCATCATGCCGCTCTATGCGGTGCTGGCGCGTGAAAACTTCCCCTTACCGATGATGGGTACGATCATCGGCGGCACGGCGATGGCAGCAAATCTGGGCATGGCGACCGGGCCGCTTACCGGCGGGCTGATCTACGACAATTTCGGCAGCTATGTGTGGCTCTATGTCGGATCATGGGGCATCGGGATCGGGGCGTTCCTCATCTCGATGACGTTCCGTCCGTTCGCCAAGCCGCAGGGTAAGATGGTGGCCGCGTAG
- a CDS encoding TetR/AcrR family transcriptional regulator: MSGERRIPNFRLQLRRPDMVLDAALDIFSRDGFEKGRMEDIARRAGVTKSAVYHHFPSKTAILEALIRRHCLPETPGATLEVILVELTLGKARAVLDLVLREYRNIPGLGRLYWDEAVRRVSERATASMEEAESVVRAALSRTVVDRVFG; the protein is encoded by the coding sequence ATGAGCGGCGAACGGCGCATTCCCAATTTCCGCCTGCAATTGCGGCGCCCCGACATGGTGCTCGACGCCGCGCTCGATATCTTTTCTCGCGATGGCTTCGAGAAGGGTCGTATGGAAGACATCGCCCGCCGGGCCGGCGTCACCAAATCGGCGGTCTACCACCACTTCCCCTCCAAGACGGCAATCCTCGAAGCCTTGATCCGGCGCCATTGCCTGCCCGAAACGCCCGGCGCCACGCTGGAGGTGATCCTGGTGGAGCTGACCCTGGGCAAGGCACGCGCGGTGCTGGATCTGGTGCTCCGGGAATATCGCAACATTCCAGGCCTCGGCCGGCTCTACTGGGACGAGGCCGTCCGTCGCGTGTCGGAGCGAGCAACGGCGAGCATGGAAGAAGCGGAAAGTGTGGTGCGCGCGGCGCTCTCGCGCACCGTAGTCGATCGGGTTTTTGGGTAG
- a CDS encoding FUSC family protein, translating into MYVAPRPVEADDPNFAIRLAIMPVIGFVVGVALQSPMALIYPTMMFSLMAGSRKALNIGRALGGPIAFIVMLWVMSWLVSLTINMPLVMVALMGLLFFLGFYLIGKTGNPFGMLIIVSAMMTSVLGTGTYQAMIVLRDEMSKAALCAAIFTPLLYLIMPPATREQAVDIYVPYHEDQLALRAAIRAGVLLLFSFWLYSISDSSNMMLGVGAVFVLTFPTSETLFAEARERSLSTLMGGAVALVVLAILSLVAHLPILLLLGYLGTLFFTTRMISGRHPAMVYQYAASVMISLIGGALATQEPGYAFLTRAVLTIGGAIGAAFLASLLEALLLKPSPEPAFKESLS; encoded by the coding sequence ATGTATGTCGCGCCAAGGCCAGTAGAAGCGGACGACCCCAACTTCGCCATCCGCCTCGCCATCATGCCGGTGATCGGGTTCGTCGTGGGTGTCGCCCTGCAATCACCCATGGCGCTCATCTACCCGACCATGATGTTTTCGCTCATGGCCGGGTCGCGCAAGGCGCTCAATATCGGGCGCGCGCTCGGCGGCCCGATCGCTTTCATCGTCATGCTCTGGGTGATGTCCTGGCTGGTCTCGCTCACCATCAACATGCCGCTGGTGATGGTGGCGCTGATGGGACTGCTCTTCTTCCTGGGCTTCTACCTCATCGGCAAGACCGGCAACCCCTTCGGCATGCTCATCATCGTTTCGGCCATGATGACGTCGGTCCTGGGCACCGGCACCTACCAGGCCATGATCGTGCTGCGGGACGAGATGTCCAAGGCCGCGCTGTGTGCCGCCATCTTCACTCCGCTGCTCTACCTCATCATGCCGCCGGCAACGCGCGAACAGGCGGTCGATATCTACGTGCCCTATCACGAGGACCAGCTGGCCCTCCGCGCGGCGATCCGCGCCGGCGTGCTGCTGCTGTTCTCGTTCTGGCTCTATTCGATCTCGGACAGCTCCAACATGATGCTGGGCGTGGGCGCAGTCTTCGTCCTCACCTTCCCCACCAGCGAAACGCTTTTCGCCGAAGCGCGCGAGCGCAGCCTTTCGACGCTCATGGGCGGGGCGGTCGCACTTGTCGTGCTGGCCATACTCAGCCTCGTGGCGCACCTGCCGATCCTGCTGCTGCTCGGCTATCTCGGCACGCTCTTCTTCACGACCAGGATGATATCGGGGCGTCATCCGGCCATGGTCTACCAATATGCGGCGTCGGTCATGATCTCGCTGATCGGCGGCGCTCTGGCGACGCAGGAGCCGGGCTATGCCTTCCTCACCCGCGCGGTCCTTACCATCGGCGGCGCGATCGGCGCGGCCTTCCTCGCCTCCCTGCTCGAAGCGCTGCTGCTCAAGCCGTCGCCCGAGCCAGCGTTCAAGGAGTCCCTGTCATGA
- a CDS encoding HlyD family secretion protein — MSRLHAVQSTGAALEDDRIEPATLEASPPATLPETAPLPAPAQDEAAPKARRRPPAKAIVRILLIFFVLLLGWYVATDRMAPSSSTGAVAAFTTQVAPRVSGEVTEVLVHDNQEVKAGDALFVLDPRPFDLAVKQAEANLAQATQGVDASTASIASAQARVTQAEATLENTRASVARTQSLVERGVAAKAQADKAASDLKSAEAALEAARADLESALFKAGGQGVINPQIQLAQVQLEQAELNRTFATVTAPTDGVITNLRLAVGQFINAGSPAMTFIGAERPWIMVDMRENQLANITAGAEASILFDGQPGRLYEGRVQGIAWGIDPGRTSANGLPQNQATTRWFEPARTIPVHVELLEDWPANVRVGSKVNVLVYAAGDANPIAWIATGLQHLRSYLSFLY, encoded by the coding sequence ATGTCGCGTCTTCATGCAGTACAGTCAACCGGCGCCGCCCTCGAGGACGACCGGATAGAACCCGCCACGCTGGAGGCCTCCCCTCCCGCAACGCTCCCCGAAACCGCGCCCCTCCCCGCGCCGGCACAGGACGAAGCCGCGCCCAAGGCGCGCCGCCGTCCGCCGGCCAAGGCCATCGTGCGCATATTGCTGATCTTTTTCGTGCTGTTGCTCGGTTGGTATGTCGCCACGGACCGCATGGCGCCCTCAAGCTCGACCGGCGCCGTCGCCGCCTTCACCACCCAGGTTGCGCCCCGCGTCAGCGGCGAGGTGACCGAGGTGCTGGTGCACGACAACCAGGAGGTCAAGGCGGGCGATGCCCTCTTCGTGCTCGATCCCCGCCCGTTCGATCTTGCCGTCAAGCAGGCCGAAGCCAACCTCGCCCAGGCCACGCAGGGCGTCGATGCCTCGACCGCCTCCATTGCCTCGGCGCAGGCCCGCGTCACGCAGGCCGAAGCCACGCTTGAAAATACCCGCGCCAGCGTGGCCCGCACGCAGTCCCTGGTCGAGCGCGGCGTTGCCGCCAAGGCCCAGGCCGACAAGGCCGCCTCCGATCTCAAGTCTGCCGAAGCTGCGCTCGAAGCGGCCCGCGCCGATCTCGAATCCGCGCTCTTCAAGGCCGGCGGCCAGGGCGTTATCAATCCCCAGATCCAGCTCGCTCAGGTGCAACTGGAACAGGCCGAACTCAACCGCACATTCGCGACCGTGACTGCACCCACCGACGGCGTCATCACCAACCTTCGCCTTGCCGTCGGTCAGTTCATCAATGCCGGTTCGCCTGCCATGACCTTCATCGGCGCCGAGCGTCCCTGGATCATGGTCGACATGCGCGAGAACCAGCTCGCCAATATAACGGCGGGTGCAGAGGCCTCGATCCTCTTCGACGGCCAGCCCGGTCGGCTCTACGAAGGTCGGGTCCAGGGCATCGCCTGGGGCATCGATCCGGGCCGCACCTCGGCCAACGGACTGCCACAGAACCAAGCGACGACCCGCTGGTTCGAGCCGGCCCGCACCATCCCCGTGCATGTCGAACTGCTCGAAGACTGGCCGGCCAATGTCCGCGTCGGCTCCAAGGTCAACGTGCTGGTCTATGCAGCGGGTGACGCCAATCCCATCGCCTGGATCGCCACCGGCTTGCAGCACCTGCGCTCCTACCTCTCGTTCCTCTACTAG
- a CDS encoding MarR family winged helix-turn-helix transcriptional regulator, whose product MVDRSSRAELTRVQRMRRVGLGLRRIVYWSEQASAFAAKKLRLHPTDLTCIGYLYDSEEALSPKQIISHLGLSSGSGTALLDRLEGAGFIRRVPHPTDRRSVLIELDREQAAEPIAFYRYMRQSYSEVMDKFSDADLDRIAEFLEEVSEVQVNARLDGLAPHE is encoded by the coding sequence ATGGTGGATAGATCGTCAAGGGCGGAGCTGACCCGCGTCCAGCGCATGCGTCGCGTGGGTCTTGGGCTGCGGCGGATCGTCTACTGGTCCGAGCAGGCCAGCGCCTTCGCCGCCAAGAAATTACGGCTGCACCCCACCGATCTTACCTGCATCGGCTACCTCTACGATTCGGAGGAAGCGCTCAGCCCCAAGCAGATCATCAGCCATCTGGGGCTATCGTCGGGCTCGGGCACGGCGCTGCTGGATCGGCTGGAGGGGGCAGGCTTCATCCGGCGCGTGCCGCATCCCACCGACAGGCGCAGCGTCCTTATCGAACTCGACCGCGAACAGGCAGCCGAGCCCATCGCCTTTTACCGCTACATGCGGCAATCCTATTCGGAAGTGATGGACAAGTTTTCCGATGCCGATCTCGATCGCATCGCCGAGTTCCTCGAAGAGGTGAGCGAGGTGCAGGTCAACGCCCGGCTCGACGGCCTGGCCCCACACGAGTAG
- a CDS encoding GntR family transcriptional regulator, which produces MAAPDDKPETVTRTRGSGAQTIYERLRQSILELAIKPGSPLDEVGLSEEFGMSRTPVREALVRLAADGLVTTLPNRNTIVAPIDFTQLPVYFEALTLMYRVTTRSAAIHHREEDLIAIRGQQAAFSEAVMRRDALGMIGANRDFHVAIAQAGGNPYFTALFTRLLDEGRRILRLYYSSFEDRLPRQYVDEHEAMVTAIAARDVEACERLGAEHAAQIVKQIQSYIARLTVSGIRLGDR; this is translated from the coding sequence ATGGCAGCACCCGACGACAAGCCTGAAACGGTCACGCGCACACGCGGATCGGGGGCCCAGACCATCTATGAACGGCTCCGGCAATCGATCCTGGAACTGGCCATCAAGCCGGGAAGTCCGCTCGACGAAGTGGGGCTTTCGGAAGAATTCGGCATGTCGCGTACGCCGGTGCGCGAGGCGTTGGTGCGGCTGGCCGCGGATGGCCTCGTCACGACGCTGCCCAATCGCAACACGATCGTGGCGCCGATCGATTTTACGCAACTGCCCGTCTATTTCGAAGCGCTGACGCTGATGTATCGCGTCACGACGCGCTCGGCGGCTATCCATCACCGCGAGGAAGACCTCATCGCCATTCGCGGCCAGCAGGCGGCCTTTTCGGAAGCCGTGATGCGGCGTGATGCCCTGGGCATGATCGGGGCCAATCGCGATTTCCACGTCGCCATCGCCCAGGCGGGCGGCAATCCCTATTTCACCGCGCTCTTCACGCGCTTGCTCGATGAGGGGCGGCGTATCCTCAGGCTCTATTATTCGAGTTTCGAGGATCGCCTGCCGCGCCAATATGTCGACGAGCACGAGGCCATGGTTACGGCCATCGCAGCGCGCGATGTCGAGGCCTGCGAGCGGCTTGGCGCCGAGCATGCGGCGCAGATCGTCAAGCAGATCCAGAGCTATATCGCGCGCTTGACCGTCTCCGGTATCCGGCTGGGGGATCGCTGA
- a CDS encoding NAD(P)/FAD-dependent oxidoreductase: MARIAVLGAGIIGSAAATWLIDEGHEVTVYEPDIDGLPTSTGNAALLAFPEIAPIASPGIVTTVPKWLLDPLGPLTVRWTDLPALTPWLLAFLMNATPGQEARTRLALTGLMKTALADHEELGRKAGLAGHLRQTGYISVHDSEASTQAALREAEKVREALGYPYERVSVEKARELVPQLEGQFAGAVLQPIYWMVSNPLTVLRRYQAFWREKAQFVPSRAQALRQTDEGIAVVCGSGEDLYDKVVVASGVWSRELVRSLGVKVLLETERGYNTTYGFTELGWNLPMPVGFGDHGFIASPLVDGLRVGGAVELAKPQSPPNFGRARAMRTKMRRYVPSLPEGGKEWMGRRPSTPDSVPVISRHPKDDRIVFAFGHGHLGLTLSAVTARRVADLVAGRDTADLSPFDIARFQ, translated from the coding sequence ATGGCGCGCATCGCCGTATTGGGAGCCGGCATCATCGGTTCGGCAGCCGCGACGTGGCTGATCGATGAGGGCCACGAGGTTACCGTCTACGAGCCCGATATCGATGGGCTGCCGACCTCCACGGGCAATGCCGCGCTGCTGGCCTTTCCGGAGATCGCGCCCATCGCCAGTCCCGGTATCGTCACTACCGTGCCCAAATGGCTGCTCGATCCGCTCGGGCCGCTGACGGTGCGCTGGACGGACCTGCCGGCGCTGACGCCGTGGCTTCTCGCCTTCCTCATGAACGCGACGCCGGGGCAGGAGGCGCGGACGCGCCTGGCACTGACCGGGCTCATGAAGACGGCACTGGCCGATCACGAGGAGCTTGGCCGCAAAGCCGGGCTTGCCGGACATCTGCGGCAGACCGGTTACATCTCGGTGCATGACAGCGAGGCCAGCACACAGGCCGCCCTGCGCGAGGCCGAGAAGGTACGCGAGGCGCTCGGTTATCCCTACGAACGGGTCTCGGTGGAAAAGGCGCGCGAACTCGTGCCGCAGCTTGAGGGGCAGTTCGCCGGTGCGGTGCTGCAGCCCATCTACTGGATGGTCTCCAATCCGCTGACGGTCCTGCGTCGCTACCAGGCCTTCTGGCGCGAAAAGGCGCAGTTCGTGCCGAGCCGTGCGCAGGCTTTGCGGCAGACCGACGAGGGCATAGCTGTCGTCTGCGGCAGCGGCGAAGACCTCTACGACAAGGTCGTGGTGGCCTCCGGCGTCTGGTCGCGCGAGTTGGTGCGGAGCCTCGGCGTTAAAGTCCTGCTCGAGACCGAGCGCGGCTACAACACCACCTATGGCTTTACCGAGCTGGGCTGGAACCTGCCCATGCCGGTGGGCTTCGGCGATCACGGCTTCATCGCCTCTCCGCTCGTCGATGGCCTGCGCGTCGGCGGCGCGGTGGAACTCGCCAAGCCGCAATCGCCGCCCAATTTCGGGCGTGCCAGGGCCATGCGCACCAAGATGCGCCGCTACGTGCCTTCGCTGCCCGAAGGCGGCAAGGAATGGATGGGGCGGCGGCCGTCGACGCCCGATTCCGTGCCCGTCATCAGCCGGCACCCCAAGGACGATCGCATCGTCTTCGCCTTCGGGCACGGCCATCTCGGCCTCACGCTTTCCGCCGTTACCGCCCGCAGGGTCGCAGACCTTGTCGCGGGCCGCGACACGGCCGATCTTTCACCTTTCGACATCGCGCGGTTCCAATGA
- a CDS encoding 4-hydroxyproline epimerase gives MTKKSFFCIDAHTCGNPVRVVAGGGPDLQGATMNERREHFLAEYDWIRTGLMFEPRGHDVMSGSILYPALREDVDGSILFIETSGCLPMCGHGTIGTVTVMIEEGLVAPKVPGKLRLEVPAGVIEAEYTMDNAGHVIDVKITNVPSFLYATDLEIDLPGIGPLKFDVSYGGNFYAIFESQRGFEDMAQFSAADIQRLSPIARKLINEKYTFQHPEYPTINGLRHVMWTGKAKNPKADARNAVFYGEKAIDRSPCGTGTSARLAQKAARGDLKVGETFVHESIIGSLFVGKVEAETQVGPYKAIVPSIAGQAWITGYNTIFLDDRDPFVKGFTVA, from the coding sequence ATGACCAAGAAGAGCTTTTTCTGCATAGACGCCCATACCTGCGGCAATCCCGTGCGCGTGGTCGCGGGTGGCGGCCCCGACCTCCAGGGCGCCACCATGAACGAGCGCCGCGAGCATTTCCTGGCCGAATACGACTGGATCCGCACCGGCCTCATGTTCGAGCCTCGCGGCCATGATGTGATGAGCGGCTCGATCCTCTATCCCGCCCTGCGCGAGGATGTGGACGGCTCGATCCTCTTCATCGAGACCTCGGGGTGCCTGCCCATGTGCGGCCACGGCACCATCGGCACTGTGACGGTGATGATCGAGGAAGGGCTCGTCGCCCCGAAGGTGCCGGGCAAGCTTCGCCTCGAAGTGCCGGCCGGGGTCATCGAAGCCGAATATACCATGGACAATGCCGGGCACGTCATCGACGTCAAGATCACCAACGTCCCCTCATTCCTCTACGCAACCGACCTCGAGATCGACCTCCCCGGCATCGGGCCACTCAAGTTCGACGTCTCCTATGGCGGCAATTTCTACGCCATCTTCGAAAGCCAGCGGGGTTTCGAGGACATGGCGCAGTTCTCCGCCGCCGACATCCAGCGGCTCTCCCCGATCGCGCGAAAACTCATAAACGAGAAGTACACGTTCCAGCACCCGGAATACCCGACCATCAACGGCCTTCGCCACGTGATGTGGACCGGCAAGGCCAAGAACCCCAAGGCCGATGCGCGCAACGCCGTGTTCTACGGCGAAAAGGCCATCGACCGCTCGCCCTGCGGCACCGGCACCTCGGCGCGGCTGGCGCAGAAGGCGGCGCGCGGCGATCTTAAGGTCGGCGAGACGTTCGTGCATGAAAGCATCATCGGGAGCCTCTTCGTCGGCAAGGTCGAGGCCGAGACGCAGGTCGGGCCCTACAAGGCCATCGTGCCCTCGATCGCCGGCCAGGCCTGGATCACCGGCTACAACACCATCTTCCTCGACGACCGCGATCCCTTCGTGAAGGGCTTCACGGTCGCCTGA
- a CDS encoding L-rhamnose mutarotase, protein MTRYASVIGIKPEAIADYKRLHADVWPDVLKQIKASNISNYSIFLKEPENLLFSYFEYHGSDYEADMAAMAADPRTQEWWAVCKPLQSPLSTRKDGEWWADMPEVFHMD, encoded by the coding sequence ATGACCCGCTACGCCTCTGTCATCGGCATCAAGCCCGAAGCTATCGCCGACTACAAACGCCTGCATGCCGACGTCTGGCCGGATGTGTTGAAGCAGATCAAGGCTTCCAACATCTCCAACTACTCGATCTTCCTCAAGGAGCCGGAGAACCTGCTCTTTTCGTATTTCGAGTACCACGGCAGCGACTATGAGGCCGACATGGCAGCCATGGCCGCAGATCCGCGCACGCAGGAATGGTGGGCCGTCTGCAAGCCCCTGCAATCGCCGCTCTCGACCCGCAAGGATGGCGAGTGGTGGGCCGACATGCCTGAAGTCTTCCACATGGACTGA
- a CDS encoding Gfo/Idh/MocA family protein yields MIPVDQLAQNWPLPSAPKPIVIIGGGGIVNDAHLPAYRLANLPVAGVYDLDNAKAKALADKWGIKAFSTLGEAIATPGAAYDLALPPSAHLKVLPSLPDGAAVLLQKPMGSDLSEATQILKLCRAKNLKAAVNFQLRFSPMFLALKDAVDRGWLGDIVDVEVHLNLVTPWQLFPFLKGLPRIEIAVHSIHYLDTVRFFLGNPTGVHARSVGHPSTDLAQTRTSALIDFAPGQRVTFSINHNHDFGRKFQDAAFRSEGTEGAAMVKLGVLLDYPRGEPDELWITRRGEDWTQVPLEGGWFPHAFRGTMSNLQRFAAGEDDRLVTSVEDAWYTMALAEAAFVSAAAPATPIEAKP; encoded by the coding sequence TTGATCCCGGTCGACCAGCTGGCGCAGAACTGGCCCCTGCCATCTGCGCCAAAACCCATCGTCATCATCGGCGGCGGCGGCATCGTCAACGATGCCCACCTGCCCGCCTACCGGCTGGCCAACCTGCCGGTCGCCGGCGTCTATGACCTCGACAATGCCAAGGCGAAGGCCCTGGCCGACAAGTGGGGCATCAAGGCCTTTTCGACCCTCGGGGAGGCCATCGCCACCCCTGGCGCTGCCTACGACCTGGCGCTCCCGCCCTCTGCACACCTCAAAGTCCTGCCGAGTCTCCCCGACGGCGCTGCGGTGCTGCTGCAGAAGCCCATGGGTTCGGACCTTTCGGAAGCCACGCAAATCCTGAAGCTTTGCCGGGCGAAAAACCTCAAGGCGGCGGTCAATTTCCAGCTGCGCTTCTCGCCCATGTTCCTCGCGCTCAAGGATGCCGTCGATCGCGGCTGGCTGGGCGACATCGTCGACGTCGAAGTCCATCTCAACCTCGTCACCCCCTGGCAGCTCTTCCCCTTCCTCAAGGGTCTGCCGCGCATCGAGATCGCCGTCCACTCGATCCACTATCTCGATACCGTCCGCTTCTTCCTGGGCAACCCCACCGGCGTCCATGCCCGCTCGGTCGGCCATCCTTCGACGGACCTCGCCCAGACCCGTACCTCGGCGCTCATCGACTTCGCCCCCGGCCAGCGGGTGACGTTCTCGATCAACCACAACCACGATTTCGGCCGCAAATTCCAGGACGCCGCCTTCCGCAGCGAGGGCACCGAAGGCGCTGCGATGGTCAAGCTCGGCGTCCTTCTCGATTACCCCAGGGGCGAGCCCGACGAGCTCTGGATCACGCGGCGCGGCGAAGACTGGACGCAGGTCCCGCTCGAAGGCGGCTGGTTCCCCCATGCCTTCCGCGGCACCATGAGCAACCTCCAGCGCTTCGCCGCGGGCGAAGACGACAGGCTCGTCACTTCGGTGGAAGACGCCTGGTACACGATGGCTCTTGCCGAAGCCGCCTTCGTCTCCGCTGCCGCGCCCGCCACTCCCATCGAGGCCAAGCCATGA
- a CDS encoding MaoC family dehydratase has protein sequence MSTIGVSSTHPKTMPAEHADIPVWNSENWFYEDWPVGQKIRSLRRTISEGESMAFNALVTDMHPYVADDIFATTEGQFGRRLVAGAFVFSAGLGLVATNCVNAFSYGYDKLRFIKPTFVGDTIYTIRTNLDKRPKYAELGLIRASYEVFKGEGELVLYCEHLQTVKYQNPAEFAGRVEK, from the coding sequence ATGAGCACCATCGGCGTTTCCTCCACCCATCCCAAAACTATGCCGGCAGAGCATGCCGACATTCCCGTATGGAACAGCGAAAACTGGTTCTACGAGGATTGGCCGGTGGGCCAGAAGATCCGCTCGCTCCGGCGCACCATTTCGGAGGGCGAGTCGATGGCGTTCAACGCGCTGGTCACCGACATGCACCCCTATGTCGCCGACGATATTTTCGCGACCACCGAGGGCCAGTTCGGCAGACGGCTTGTCGCCGGCGCCTTCGTCTTCTCGGCGGGCCTCGGCCTCGTCGCCACCAATTGCGTCAACGCCTTTTCCTACGGCTACGACAAGCTCAGGTTCATCAAGCCGACCTTTGTCGGCGACACCATCTACACCATCCGCACCAACCTCGATAAACGCCCGAAATATGCCGAGCTCGGCCTCATCCGGGCCAGCTACGAGGTCTTCAAGGGCGAGGGTGAACTCGTCCTCTACTGCGAGCACCTGCAGACGGTGAAATACCAAAACCCCGCCGAATTCGCCGGCAGAGTCGAAAAGTAA
- a CDS encoding CaiB/BaiF CoA transferase family protein yields the protein MDQNLPLTGLVVIDMCQFLSGPYASLRLQDLGARVIKIERPDGGDLSRRLYLTDTEIGGDSTNFHAINRSKESLALDLKSPDDIAALKKLLTQADVVLQNFRPGVIERLGLDYEAVKAINPRIVYASITGYGMEGPWVMRPGQDLLAQARSGLMWLNGDHDQGPVPFGLAVADMLAGSAACQGILASLVRRGITGQGAHVETSLLEALVDFQFEVLTAYLNDGQRMPKRSEFRSAHAYLSAPYGVYPTADGYLAIAMTPIAKLADLFGLEALAPFKDKPKTWFSDRDAIKRIIADHVATQSTDHWLSILEPADIWCARVLTWDELMQTEGFKTLDMLQTVTREDNVSITTTRAPLRINGMRPKTSRAAPLIGEQSEKIRAEFGL from the coding sequence ATGGATCAGAATCTTCCGCTCACCGGCCTCGTCGTCATCGACATGTGCCAGTTCCTTTCCGGCCCCTATGCCTCGCTGCGCCTGCAGGATCTGGGCGCGCGCGTCATCAAGATCGAGCGTCCCGATGGCGGGGACCTGTCCCGTCGCCTCTATCTCACCGACACCGAGATCGGCGGGGATTCCACCAATTTCCACGCCATCAACCGCTCCAAGGAAAGCCTGGCGCTCGACCTCAAGAGCCCCGACGACATTGCCGCACTCAAAAAACTCCTGACCCAGGCCGACGTCGTCCTCCAGAACTTCCGCCCCGGCGTCATCGAGCGCCTCGGCCTCGACTACGAAGCGGTCAAGGCCATCAACCCGCGCATCGTCTACGCCTCGATCACCGGCTACGGCATGGAAGGCCCCTGGGTCATGCGTCCTGGCCAGGACCTGCTCGCCCAGGCCCGCTCTGGCCTCATGTGGCTCAATGGCGATCACGACCAGGGCCCGGTGCCCTTCGGCCTCGCCGTTGCCGACATGCTCGCCGGCTCCGCCGCCTGCCAGGGTATTCTGGCCTCGCTGGTCCGCCGTGGCATAACCGGGCAGGGCGCCCATGTCGAAACCAGCCTTTTGGAGGCGCTGGTCGACTTCCAGTTCGAGGTGCTGACCGCCTATCTCAACGATGGCCAGCGCATGCCGAAACGCTCCGAATTCCGCTCGGCGCACGCCTACCTCTCGGCCCCCTATGGCGTCTACCCGACGGCCGACGGCTATCTCGCCATCGCCATGACGCCGATCGCCAAGCTCGCCGATCTCTTCGGCCTCGAAGCACTGGCCCCCTTCAAAGACAAACCAAAAACCTGGTTCTCGGATCGCGACGCCATCAAGCGCATCATTGCCGACCACGTCGCCACCCAGAGCACCGACCATTGGCTCTCCATCCTCGAGCCCGCCGACATCTGGTGCGCCCGCGTCCTCACCTGGGACGAGCTGATGCAGACGGAGGGTTTCAAGACCCTCGACATGCTCCAGACCGTGACGCGCGAGGACAACGTCTCGATCACCACCACCCGCGCACCGCTCCGCATCAACGGCATGCGCCCAAAAACCTCGCGCGCCGCGCCCCTCATCGGCGAACAAAGCGAAAAAATCCGCGCGGAGTTCGGCCTGTGA